The sequence CCCTCGGTGCCGCAGGGGTTCCCGTTCACCGGTGAACGGGGGTGCCGGTGCGGCGGCGCGCCGGTGAACCGGGGTCCTCGGGCGCCGGTGAACCGGGGTCCTGGCGCGCCGGTGAACCGGGGTGTCCCGTGCGCTGCGGCCGGGGTTCGCTGTTCACCGTGGTCGGCGTTCTCTGTTCACCATGGTCAGCGTTCTCTGTTCACCGTGGTCAGGGTTCTCTGTTCACTGTTGTCAGGGTGCTCCGTTCGAAAGCGGTCGGGTTCGAGCGTCCCGCACGGAGCGTGAAGGGGGAAGAGCATGAGGGGGAAGAGGGGCTTCCCCCTAGGGTCGCCCTCGGTTGCCCGGCGCGTGACCAGGGTGGCGGGTGAGCCGGGCGTGCAAAGAGCGGGCCGAGGTGTCGGTCAGGGCCGCGATCTGGTCGATGACGGCGCGCATCCGGGCGGTGTCGTCGGGGGCCGCGTCGAACAGTGAACGGAACTGCGGATCAAGGCCGTCGGGGGCGCGGGCGAGCAGCGCCTCGGCCAGTTCGGCGAGGACGATGCGCTGCTCGGCACGGAGCGCTTCCTGGTCCGGGCGCTGCATGACGTACCGGTCGGCGACGGCTTTCAAAACGGCGCATTCCCACCGCGTTTCGGCCGGAACCACCAGCTCGGCTCCGTATCGGGTGAGCCGCCCGGTCCCCCACCGGGCCCGGGTCGCGGTCTCGGCCGCGAGGCAGAAGCGGCCGATCAGCTGGCTGGTGGCGTCCTTCAGACGGGCCTGGGCGAGCGCGGAGCCGTCGTAGCCGTGCGGCCACCACTCCTGCTCCAGCAGGCGGTCCAGCGCCGCGGCCAGCTCCTCGGATCCGGCGCCGGGCGCATAGCGCGCACCGGCGACCGCGAAGATCTCGGCCCGTTCGGCGTCTGCGAGCAGGAGGTTGGGGTCGAGGTGTCCGGCGTGCAGCCCGTCCTCGACGTCGTGCACCGAGTAGGCCACATCGTCGGACCAGTCCATGACCTGCGCCTCGAAGCTCTGCGCACCGGCGGGCGTGTCCCGCCGGAACCATGCGAAGACCGGCAGGTCGTCCTCGTAGACCCCGAACTTCCGGGACGCCGGGTCGGTGGGGTGGGCGCCGCGCGTCCAGGGGTACTTGGTGGCCGCGTCGAGGGCGGCGCGGCTGAGGTTCAGCCCGACGCTCACCGTCGAGCCGTCCGCGGTGGGCACGAACCGCTTGGGCTCCAGCCGGGCCAGCAGCCGCAGCGACTGGGCGTTGCCCTCGAAACCGCCGCAGGGCGCGGCGACTTCGTTGAGCGTCTGCTCGCCGTTGTGCCCGAAGGGCGGATGGCCGAGATCGTGCGCCAGGCAGGCGGTCTCGACCAGGTCCGGGTCGCAGCCGAGGGCGGCGCCGAGTTCCCGGCCGACCTGGGCGCACTCCAGGGAGTGGGTCAGCCGGGTGCGCGGGCTGGCGTCCCAGGCGGGGGTGTGGGCGCCGGGGGTGACGACCTGGGTCTTGCCGGCCAGCCGGCGCAGCGCGGCGGAGTGCAGCACCCGGGCCCGGTCGCGCTGGAAGGCGGTGCGTCCCGGCCGTTTGTCGGGCTCGGAAACCCAGCGCTCGGTATCGGCCGCGGTGTAGCCGGGGATGGTGGGTGAGGTGCCGGTCATACAGCGACGGTAGCCGCCTTGGCGCTCTCGGGACCGGATCCGGTACGCGCGAGGAGCGCCTGGTCGTAGCGGTGCAGGACGAGACGGGCCAGCGCGGGGTGGTCGCCCAGGGGCGCGGAGGCGGTCCCCGGGGCGGCGGCCGCGCACTGGGTGGCGAAGCGACCGGGGGCGGTGAAGCAGGAGGCGACGGCGATCCGGTCGTGGCCGCGGGCGGTCAGTGCTCGGATCGCGTCGGGGACGGTGGGGGCAATCTGAGAGGGGCGACGCGAAGCGTCTCGGGCTGGGGCGGTGGCGGGCGACGGGAGGGCAGAGGCGTAGGCGGGCAGTACGGGGGTGCCGCCGAGGCGGGCCGAGAGCAGCCGGGCCGTGCGCTCGGTGTCCTGGGCGGAGCGCGGGGCACGGGAGCCCGCGGCGGCCAGGACCACGGCGCTGCGCGGGCAGCGGCCGGCGGGGAATCCGGCCTCCAGGAGGCGGCCGTGCAGCGCCTCGGCGAGGAGGGTGTGCGGCCCCAGGGGTTCGGCGACCCGGCCGGTCAGATGAGGGGCGCCGGTCAGCGCGGCGGGCAGGTCGTGGGTGACGTGGTGGCCCCGGCCGAAGAGCAGCGGGACGAGGACGGCCGCACCGTCCAGCTCGGCGAGGGTGTCGGCGAGCAGGGGGCGGTTCAGTTCGATGTGCCCGAGCCGTACGGGCAGCCCGGGGCGCAGCGCCCGGACCCGGTCGAGCAGCGCCCGGACGGTGGGCAGGGCGCGGGGGTCGCGGCTGCCGTGCGCCACGGCCACGAGGGTGGGGGGCGGCGGGGCCGGGCGGCGGAAACCGTGCAGCCGGACCCGGCCGAGCCGGGTGCCGAGCTGGGCACTGATCTCGGCGGCGAGGTCTCCCGCGCCGAGGGGGCCGGGGAACGCGGAGGGCGGGTGCGGTATCGGCGCCGTCATGCCGTGAGCGTGGCAGGCGCGCGTTGCGGTGCCGTTTCGCCGCGGCGAAATCCGTGTTCCTTCCGGTTGCCGGCGGGCCCGGTCGCCCCGGGAAGGACGGGCTGACGGGACGGGCGGCAGGGACCGGGCAGGGGCCCGCCCCGCCCGGTTCCCTGCCGCCCGCTTCCCTGCCGCCCGCGCTACGCCCCGTGCGCGTCAACCTCCCGCAGGTACGCCGCGCGGTCCGCCTCGTCGAGGAAGGAGGCGCGGAAGGAGTTGCGGGCGAGGGTGCGCAGCGTCTCGGGGTCGAGGCCGAGGGCGTCGCGTACGGCGGTGAAGTTGTCGCCCGCGTAGCCGCCGAAGTAGGCCGGGTCGTCGGAGTTGACGGTCACCAGTAGTCCGGCGTCCAGCATCGCGGGCAGCGGGTGGCCGGCGAGGTCGTCGATGACCCGCAGCCGGACGTTGGACAGCGGGCAGACGGTGAGCGGCACCTGCTCGGCCGCCAGGCGGGCCACCAGCCGCTCGTCCTCCAGGGAGCGCACCCCGTGGTCGATCCGGTCCACGCCGAGGACGTCCAGGGCCTCCCACACATAGGCCGGGGGCCCCTCCTCCCCCGCGTGCGCGACGCACTTGAGTCCGGCCTCCCGGGCCAGCGCGAAGACCTCCTTGAACTTCGACGGCGGGTGCCCCACCTCGGCGGAGTCCAGGCCGACGGCGGTGATCTTGTCGAGGAAGGGGCGGGCCGCCTCGAACGTCGCCAGGGCGGAATCGGCGCTCTCGTCGCGCAGGAAGCACATGATCAGGCGGGTGCTGATGCCGTAGGTCTCCTGGGCGCTGTCGAGCGCACGGGCCAGGCCGTTGATGACCGTCGCGATCGGGACGCCGCGCGCGGTGTGCGCCTGCGGGTCGAAGAAGATCTCGGCGTGCCGTACGCCCTGTTCCCGGGCGCGGGCGAGATAGGCGTGGGCGAGGTCGGCGAAGTCGTCCTCGGTGCGCAGCACGGCCATCAGCGCGTAGTAGAGGTTCAGGAACGACTGCAGATCGTCGAAGGAGTAGGCGCGGCGCAGCTCGTCCTCGGTGGAGTACGGCAGGGCGACGCCGTTGCGCTCGGCGAGCGCGAAGGCCAGCTCGGGCTCCAGGGTGCCCTCGATGTGCAGATGCAGCTCCGCCTTGGGAAGCGGCGCGGGGGCGGTTGGGGCGGAGGGGGAGGACGGGGAGGAAGCCACGCGGGTCACACCTGTTCTGCGGGTCGGAAGTGTTCTGCGGTACGGGGAGTGTTCTGCGGTACGGGGAGTCGTCAGCGGTACGGGAAGGTGTTGCGGACAGTGGTCAGCGGTCGTGGTTGCGGTTGCGGTTGCGGGGATCTCCGCCGGTGACCGGAAGGGGCCCGTCCGGCGAGGAGTCGCCAGGCTATCGGGGCTGGTGACCGGTGCCGCGGCGGCGCTCTTGCCACCCGCGCGTCGATGGCGGCCCTGCGGCCGCGCCCTCAGCCGGCCGCGGCTCTCGACGCCGGCCAGTCGCCGCCCTCGATGGGGGTGCCGGTCGCGCGCAGCCGCGCGGCGAGGCGGTCGGCGGCCAGGTAGACCCAGGCCCGTACGGTCCTGCCGTCCGCGCACACGGCGTCGGTACGCACCCGCTCGTAAAGGTTCTCCGGGTCGCCGGGGGCGTAGTCCTCCAGCCGGTCCAGCGTCGCGCGCACCTCGTCGTAGTCGGTGTCGCGGGGCAGGACGAGGTCGCCGTGGACCACCGCGCCGGCGGGTCCGGCCGTCGCGTACGGGTATCCGGGGCCGTCGTAGAGCAGCGCGCCATCGATGTGGGCCGGTTCCTCGGCCGTGGTCCGGCCACGCAGGGCCCAGGCGTGGTTGGCCTCGCCGGGGCGCAGCGTTCCGTAGACGAAGAACGGCAGGCGCTCGGGCTCGGGCAGGCGCCCGGGCGCGGGCTCGGGCTCGGGCAGGCGCTCGGGCTCGGGCTCGGTGGTCATGGCGGTGCTTCCTCTCCGGGCCGGGGTGCTCCCTCTGCCACGATGCCAGGCCGCCTGCGCAACCAACACGGCGCGGTGGGGCGTCGCAGCCTGCAAGACCCATCACGACAGGCACGGCCGGGAAACGGGGCACGGACGGATGCAAGGGCAGGAAACGGGGCCGGTGCGGCGCGCGGGGCGGCGCATACGGCAGCGGGCAGGGAGCGGACTGCGGGGACTACCCGTACTACGCGGACTACGCCGGATCCGGCTGCCGCGGAGCCGCCGTGGCCGGCGCCGCGCCTATCAGGCGGTCGTCGCCTTGACGGTGCTGGCGCTGGCGCCCGCGACCTGGATGAACGCCTCGGCGGGCCCCCGGGTGCGCAGTGTCGCGGACGCGCCCGCCGCGCCCGTCGCCATCGTGTTCGGCGCGGGGCTGTGGAACGGCGCGCCGTCGCCGTACCTCGCCCACCGGCTGGACGCGGCCGCCGCACTGTACGACCGGGGCACGGTCCGCGCGGTCCTGGTCACCGGCGACAACAGCCGGGACGACTACGACGAGCCGGATGCGATGCGCGCCTATCTGCTGCGGCACGGCGTTCCGGCCCGCAAGATCGTCAGCGACTTCGCGGGCTTCGACACCTGGGATTCCTGCAGCCGTGCGCACCGGGTCTTCGGCGTGGACCGGGCGGTGCTGGTCAGCCAGGGCTTCCACATCCGGCGCGCGCTGGCGCTGTGTCAGGCGGCCGGGGTCGACTCGTACGGCGTCGGGGTGGCCGCGAAGCGCGATGTGACCTGGGCGTACGGCGGTGTCCGGGAGATCTTCGCGGCCCCGAAGGCAGCGGCGGAGGCGCTGCTGCGGCCCGATCCGCACTTCCTCGGGCCGCACGAGAAGGGGGTGGCGGAGGCGCTGCGTTAGCGCCCCCGCCACCCCGCCACCCCGCCGTTAACGCCCCCGCCACCCCACCCGCTGGGGCACGGTCACGCCTGCGACGCCTGGGCGTAGAGGCTGAGGACCTTCTGGCCGAAGTACGGGCTGTAGGAGATGCGGTCGCTGTCCGGACCCTTGGGGCCGCCGCCGTTGAGGCCGCCGATCAGGCCGATGACCCGGCCGGTCCCGCTCTCCTCGTCGAAGTCGGCCAGCCAGGGGCTGCCGGAGGTGCCGCCGTAGAACCCGCCGCACTCCATGCGCAGTTCATGGGTGCCGGACAGCCGGCTGGTGCGGGTGGCGCAGCGTACGGCCTTGTCCTGGGGGTCGTTGCGGACGTTCGGGTAGCCGACGACGGTGACGTCGTTGGTGTAACCGGGTGCCGGGGAGAGGGTGTTGCCGCCGGTGGTGTCCTCGACGGGTTGGCCGCCCTCGTCGGGGGCGACGGTGGCGAAGGCGAAGTCGAGGTCCGCCCCGGCGCCGCTGGTGCCACGGCCGGGGTAGGCGAAGGTGTCCTCGATCGCCCACACCCCGTACGGCTGCTTGTCCGCGCCGGAACGATACTGCGGGACAAAAGCCGCCCGGGTACCCGGATTGCAGTGCCCGGCGGTGAGGATCAGATTGCGGTGCGGGCTGTGCACCACGCTGGCGGTGCAGTGGTGCGCGCGGGCGTCCCCGTCCACGGAGAACAGCACGCCGACGGACGGGACGCCGTCGAAGTGCCGGGCGATGGCGGCCGACTTGGCGGCGGGAGCGGACCGGGTGGTGGCGGCCCGGTCCGAGGTGCCGCGTTCGGGGCCGGCCGGTGCGGCGGCCGCCATCCGCTCCCGCGTCCAGTAGGCGGCGGCGTCCCGGCTGGTCCAGGTGGCACCGGGGCGGGGGCTGGGGCTCGGCCGGCCGTCGTGCGCCGCCGCCTGCGGGGTGTCCTGCGCGGCATGGCCCACGGAGGCGAGGGTCAGGCACGCCGCCACGCCGGCCACCGCGGTCCCGGCCGCGATCCAGCGCCGCCGGACCGGCCGCTTCTGCGCGTGCCGCGTCGTCGCACCGCGACCGGTGGTGTTGCGTTCCACGTCAGCTCGTCTCCTTCGCGACCCAGGACAGATAGCCGGCGCCACCGTGGGTGACCGGCGTGGCGATGATCTCGGGGGTGTCGTAGTCGTGCGCCTGCAGGAGGTAGGACTCCAGAGCCTCGTAGCGCGCCCGGGCCGTCTTGAACAGCACCTGCCACTCCTGGCCGGTCTCGATCGCGTCGTCCCAGCGGTACACCGAGGTCACCTGCGCACTGATCTGCGCGCAGGCGGCGAGCCTCTGCTCGATCGCGCCGCGGGCCAGGTGCGCGGCCTTGGCCTCGCTGTCGACGGTCGTCATCACGGTCAGGAATCGGGCGTCCGGGTTCCCGGCGGAACCGGGTGGTCGGGTCGGTTCGGTCGGGTCGGTCGGATCGGTCGGATCGGTCGGGTCGGTCGGGTCGGTCGGGTCGGCCACAGGTGCATCCTTCGCGGTGGGGGTCGGGAGGGATCGGGACAGACGGGACGGTGGGCCCGCACCGGCCGAGCAGGCGCGCCCGCCGCCACGGAACCGTTCCGCATCGTACGGACCGAGATGATCATCCCGTAAGGGACCGGCCCGCCCGGAAGCGGTATGCACCCGGACGCCGTCCCGTCCGCGAAGCGGCTCCCGGGCGGTTTCCGGGCGGGGGTCCGGGGCGGTTTACGGACGATTCCGGGGTTGGCTCCTGGGTTGGCTCCCGGACAGTTTCCGGGCGGCCCGCGGACGGTTTCCGGGTTGGCTTCCGGGCGGCTCCCCGACGGGTTTCCGAACGGTCCCCGGCCCGTGGGCGCGCTCCCCGGTTGCGTCCCGGGGCGCACCGGCAACGATGGAAAGGAAGCTCCGCCGCGTCCGCACGCGAAAGGCCGGCCTCATGGACGATCTCGATGCACTCGCCCGTCACCTGCTCGACGAAGCCAGGACCTCCGCGCACGGCCGCAGCGCCCACCTCTTCCTGCACGACGGCCCGCTGCGGCAGGCCGTGATCGCCCTGACCGCGGGCACCGAGCTGGACGAGCACAACACTCCCCCGGCAGCGAGCCTGCACGTCCTGCTCGGCCGGGTCCGGCTGACCGGTGAGGGCGGCGGCCCGGAGCTGAAAGCCGGTCAGGTCGTCATGCTCCCGCGCGAACGGCACGGGCTGCTGGCCCTGGAGAACGCGGCGGTGGTGCTGACGGCCGTCACGGGAGTCCCGCTGAGCGAGCGCCGCACGGCGGCCGCGGCGGCGACGTCCGGGTAGGGGCACGGTGGGCACCCGAGGCAGGGCCGCGGCGGCGCCCCGGGGCAGGCGGCGACGGCCCGCGACGGCCCGCGACCACCGGACTACCGGACTACCGGACTACCGGACTACCGATTCTTCACGTCTTTCTGAATCTTCCGCACTGTCGAGAGCGTGACCAGCCCGAGGGCCCCCGAGTGCCCCCGAACGCCCCCGGGTGCATCTGACCGAGGAGGACAGTACGGCCCTGCCGCGGCGACCCACCCCCGGTGCCGGGGTCAGACCGCCAGCCACTGGTCGTAGCCCAGCTTGCACAGCAGGGCGACGACGACCACCACCAGGACACCCCGCACGAAGCCGGCGCCGCGCTTGAGGGCCATCCGGGCGCCCACCATGCCGCCGACGAGGTTGAACAGCGCCAGCAGGGCGCCGAGTTGCCACAGCACGGTGCCCTGGATCGCGAACATCGCCAGCGCGCCGATATTGGTGCAGACATTGACGACCTTGGCGGTGGCCGACGAGCTGACCAGGTCCATGTGCAGGATCGCGGTGAGCGCGACGACGAGGAACGCGCCGGTCCCGGGCCCGATCAGGCCGTCGTAGAAGCCGATGCCCAGGCCCGCGACGAGGACGGCCGCCACGACGCGCCGGCGGGAGACCGGCCCCGAGGGCGCGGGCGCGGTCCCGAAGGCCGGGCGGAAGAGGACGAAGGCGAGCACCGCCAGCAGGACGGCCATGATCAGCGGGCGCAGCACCTCGCTGTTGATCCCCGCCGCGAAGAACGCCCCGGCCAGCGAACCGGCCATCGCGGCGAGGCCGATGCGCAGCGCGCTCCGGACATCGATCGGGGCCTTGCGGACGTAGGTGACCGCGGCCGCGGTGGTGCCCACGACAGCGGTGGACTTGTTGGTCCCGAGGACGAACGCGACGGGCGTGTGCGGCAGGCCGACCAGCAGGGCGGGAAGCAGCAGCAGTCCGCCGCCGCCCACCACGGCATCGATCCAGCCCGCCGCGAGGGCGGCCAGACAGAGCAGGGTCAGGGTGAACAGCGATATGTCAGGAGGCACCGGTTGATCTTATAAACCACGCCCCGCCCCAAGGCCTCCCGACGTGCCACAGGCCCGCCGCGAAGAGCAGCGACAGCAAGCCCGCGAAGAGGAAGTTGACGGTCTGCGCCCACCCGTCGCGGCCGAGGCAGAGCGAACTGACGGGATGACGGAACGGTTTGGTGACGCGATCGGATGCAGGCACCAGGAGGACCAGGGGGCCTGCACCAGTGCGTCGACGTTTGCCACACGTGAGGCTGAACTAGCTCTCGCCGAACCGAACTTGGAGGAAATCGTGGCCATCCCTGTCTTACTCTCGTCGCCCAGCAGAACCCGGTATCGCAGCGGTCTCCGGGCGCACGTGGCAGCCGTCTGCTGTGGCCTGCTGCTGAGCGGGGCGGCCGTCACCACCGCTGCGGCTGCGCCCGCTGATCACGCCCAGGCGCAGGCGCAGTTCAAGGAGCGCGGACGGGGCACGCTGGTCTCCACAGAGAAGCTGTACACGCTCCCGACCCCGCAGGCCGCGGCCGCCGAGCTGGACGCGGCCGGGTTCGAACACGACACCGTCCGCTACGGCGTGGTTGCGTACCGGCTGGTCTACCGGACCGTCGATCCCTACGGACGGCCCACTACGGCGAGCGGTCTCTTCGCGCTGCCGCTCAACAGCGAGGAGCGGTTACGCGCGGTCTCCTTCGCGCACGGCACCGGCAGTCACAAGAACGACTCCCCGTCCATGCAGCGCGGCGCGTTCGTGTCCGCGCCGGTGATCGCGCACGCGGCGGCCGGCGCCGCGGGGGTCGCGCCCGACTACCTGGGGCTGGGCAAGGGACCTGGTTTGCACCCCTGGATGGACATCGGCTCGGAGACGACGGCTTCCCTGGACATGCTGCGGGCGGCCCGGGCCTTCGCGCCCCTCACCGGACATGCGCTGGAGCGCAAGGTCATGGTCACCGGCTTCTCGCAGGGCGCCTCGGCGGCGCTGGGGCTCGGCCGGGCTCTGGAGGCGGGTGAGGACCACTGGTTCAGGCTGGATGCGCTGGCACCCGTCAGCGGCGCGTACGACTTCGGTGGTACGGAGCTGCCCGCGCTGCTCGAGGGCAGGCTGGAGCCCAAGTCCGGTGTGCTGTATGCGGCGTACACCCTGGTGGCATTCAACCGGCTCCACCACGTCTACGACAGCCCGAGCGAGGTCTTCCGAGCCCGTTATGCGGGCACCATCGAGGCGCTCTTCGACGGCGCCCAAACGGGGGAGCAGCTGATGCGGGGCACCCCGGGCACGCCGGACGAGCTGTTGACCGAGCACGGCCGCGACCTGCTCGCGCATCCGACGGGGCCGCTGGCGGCGGCGCTGCGCACAACCGGCGCCGTATGCACCGGCTGGGCCCCCGGTGCGCCGGTTCGGCTGTACATGGCGACCGGGGACGAGCAGGCCGCCACCGCCAACACCGAGCGCTGCCAGGAGGCTCTGCTCAGGAATGGCGTGGACGCCCCGGTCGTCGATCTCGGCGCCGTCGACTACCGGGGGTCCCGTCACTTGGGGTCCAATGTCGCGGCCACGTCGGCGATCGTGCGCTGGTTCGGTGAGTTGCGCCGCCGGTGACGTGCACTCGGCCGTGGATCGTGGACGATGACTTGTGGACGCAGGTTGAGCCGTTGCTGCCACCCTGGCCCGAGCGGTCGCCGCGACCACGGCCGATGACAGACCGGCTCTGCCTCCAGGTACCGATCCGGTGGCGACAGCAGTGGCAACAGCGATACCGAGGAGGCCGAGGCCATGGGAGACATCTTCGCGATCGGTGGGGAGCTGCCTGTCCGGCGGCTGGGGTTCGGGACCGGCGGGCTCGTCGGGCCCGGCTACTGGGGGCCGCGGCACGACGATCCGCGGCGCTCCGTCGTCCTGCTGCGACGGGCCGTCGAGCGCGGGGTCACGCTGATCGACACGGCCGACAACTACGGTCCGGACGTGGCCGAGGAGTTGGTGGCGCGCGCCCTGCACCCGTATCCGGAGGGGCTGGTGATCGCGACGAAGGGCGGCGTGGTCCGTACCGGCCCGGACCTTTGGCACATCGCCGGACGCCCGGAGGACCTGCGCGCCATGTGCGAGGCGAGCCTGCGGCGGCTGCGCACCGACACCATCGACCTCTACCAGTTGCACCGGCTGGACCCGCAGGTGCCGATGGCCGACCAGCTGGGCACGCTGACCGAGCTCCAACAGGCGGGAAAGATCCGGCACATCGGCCTGGACTCCGTCAGTGCGGCCGAACTGGCACAGGCCCAGCGGCTCGCCCCCATCGCCTCGGTGCAGAACCGATACAACCTGCTGGACCGCGCCGCGGAAGACGTCCTGGAGCTGTGCGAGAAACAGGGCACGGCGTTTCTGCCGTGGTTCCCGTTGGGCAACGGCGCCCTGACCGAGGGCGCCGGCACGACGCTCGCCACCGTCGCCGCCCGGCACGGCGCGACCACCGGCCAGATCGCGCTGGCCTGGCTGCTGCACCGCTCCCCCGCCCTCCTCCCCACCCCCGGTACGGGCTCGCCCGCCCACCTCGACGAGAACCTGTCCGTGACGGATATCGCCCTCACGGAAGGGGACTTGGCCCAGCTGGACGCCGTGAGGTAGTCACGCGGCAAAGACGCCGGGGCGGGAGGTGGCGCCGGCGGTCCTCATCGCTCCGTCCCCACCACCAGTTCCACGGCGCCGCTGCGGTCCGGGAGGCTGTACCCGGCCGGTGCCCGGTCGGGGGCGGGCGCAGCGGCCGGGGTGACCGTCCGGGACACCAGGGTGGCGGTGAGCGCGCTCGCCCCCAGCAGACAGGCGGCGAGCTGACGGCGGGCCCGGACGGTGACGGCCGGGACGGTGTGCGGTTTGCGGTGTCGTGCCATGGGGGCGTTTCCCTTACGAGTGGGGGGCGATCGGGGACTGCGGGGCGAGCGCGGCGTGGCGCAACGGGTGAGGCGGCGGAGCGGGATGCACGGCGGAACGGACCGGGTGACGGAACGGACTGGGTGACGGGGCGGACTGGGTGACCGACCGGCCGCGTGGACCGGGTGACGGAGCGGGCTGGGCGACCGACCGGTCGGCGTGGG is a genomic window of Streptomyces sp. Edi2 containing:
- a CDS encoding deoxyguanosinetriphosphate triphosphohydrolase, yielding MTGTSPTIPGYTAADTERWVSEPDKRPGRTAFQRDRARVLHSAALRRLAGKTQVVTPGAHTPAWDASPRTRLTHSLECAQVGRELGAALGCDPDLVETACLAHDLGHPPFGHNGEQTLNEVAAPCGGFEGNAQSLRLLARLEPKRFVPTADGSTVSVGLNLSRAALDAATKYPWTRGAHPTDPASRKFGVYEDDLPVFAWFRRDTPAGAQSFEAQVMDWSDDVAYSVHDVEDGLHAGHLDPNLLLADAERAEIFAVAGARYAPGAGSEELAAALDRLLEQEWWPHGYDGSALAQARLKDATSQLIGRFCLAAETATRARWGTGRLTRYGAELVVPAETRWECAVLKAVADRYVMQRPDQEALRAEQRIVLAELAEALLARAPDGLDPQFRSLFDAAPDDTARMRAVIDQIAALTDTSARSLHARLTRHPGHAPGNRGRP
- a CDS encoding sirohydrochlorin chelatase; amino-acid sequence: MTAPIPHPPSAFPGPLGAGDLAAEISAQLGTRLGRVRLHGFRRPAPPPPTLVAVAHGSRDPRALPTVRALLDRVRALRPGLPVRLGHIELNRPLLADTLAELDGAAVLVPLLFGRGHHVTHDLPAALTGAPHLTGRVAEPLGPHTLLAEALHGRLLEAGFPAGRCPRSAVVLAAAGSRAPRSAQDTERTARLLSARLGGTPVLPAYASALPSPATAPARDASRRPSQIAPTVPDAIRALTARGHDRIAVASCFTAPGRFATQCAAAAPGTASAPLGDHPALARLVLHRYDQALLARTGSGPESAKAATVAV
- a CDS encoding adenosine deaminase codes for the protein MASSPSSPSAPTAPAPLPKAELHLHIEGTLEPELAFALAERNGVALPYSTEDELRRAYSFDDLQSFLNLYYALMAVLRTEDDFADLAHAYLARAREQGVRHAEIFFDPQAHTARGVPIATVINGLARALDSAQETYGISTRLIMCFLRDESADSALATFEAARPFLDKITAVGLDSAEVGHPPSKFKEVFALAREAGLKCVAHAGEEGPPAYVWEALDVLGVDRIDHGVRSLEDERLVARLAAEQVPLTVCPLSNVRLRVIDDLAGHPLPAMLDAGLLVTVNSDDPAYFGGYAGDNFTAVRDALGLDPETLRTLARNSFRASFLDEADRAAYLREVDAHGA
- a CDS encoding gamma-glutamylcyclotransferase family protein encodes the protein MTTEPEPERLPEPEPAPGRLPEPERLPFFVYGTLRPGEANHAWALRGRTTAEEPAHIDGALLYDGPGYPYATAGPAGAVVHGDLVLPRDTDYDEVRATLDRLEDYAPGDPENLYERVRTDAVCADGRTVRAWVYLAADRLAARLRATGTPIEGGDWPASRAAAG
- a CDS encoding ElyC/SanA/YdcF family protein translates to MQGQETGPVRRAGRRIRQRAGSGLRGLPVLRGLRRIRLPRSRRGRRRAYQAVVALTVLALAPATWMNASAGPRVRSVADAPAAPVAIVFGAGLWNGAPSPYLAHRLDAAAALYDRGTVRAVLVTGDNSRDDYDEPDAMRAYLLRHGVPARKIVSDFAGFDTWDSCSRAHRVFGVDRAVLVSQGFHIRRALALCQAAGVDSYGVGVAAKRDVTWAYGGVREIFAAPKAAAEALLRPDPHFLGPHEKGVAEALR
- the cutA gene encoding divalent-cation tolerance protein CutA, encoding MTTVDSEAKAAHLARGAIEQRLAACAQISAQVTSVYRWDDAIETGQEWQVLFKTARARYEALESYLLQAHDYDTPEIIATPVTHGGAGYLSWVAKETS
- a CDS encoding cupin yields the protein MDDLDALARHLLDEARTSAHGRSAHLFLHDGPLRQAVIALTAGTELDEHNTPPAASLHVLLGRVRLTGEGGGPELKAGQVVMLPRERHGLLALENAAVVLTAVTGVPLSERRTAAAAATSG
- a CDS encoding TSUP family transporter; the protein is MPPDISLFTLTLLCLAALAAGWIDAVVGGGGLLLLPALLVGLPHTPVAFVLGTNKSTAVVGTTAAAVTYVRKAPIDVRSALRIGLAAMAGSLAGAFFAAGINSEVLRPLIMAVLLAVLAFVLFRPAFGTAPAPSGPVSRRRVVAAVLVAGLGIGFYDGLIGPGTGAFLVVALTAILHMDLVSSSATAKVVNVCTNIGALAMFAIQGTVLWQLGALLALFNLVGGMVGARMALKRGAGFVRGVLVVVVVALLCKLGYDQWLAV
- a CDS encoding DUF998 domain-containing protein yields the protein MPASDRVTKPFRHPVSSLCLGRDGWAQTVNFLFAGLLSLLFAAGLWHVGRPWGGAWFIRSTGAS
- a CDS encoding lipase, whose protein sequence is MAAVCCGLLLSGAAVTTAAAAPADHAQAQAQFKERGRGTLVSTEKLYTLPTPQAAAAELDAAGFEHDTVRYGVVAYRLVYRTVDPYGRPTTASGLFALPLNSEERLRAVSFAHGTGSHKNDSPSMQRGAFVSAPVIAHAAAGAAGVAPDYLGLGKGPGLHPWMDIGSETTASLDMLRAARAFAPLTGHALERKVMVTGFSQGASAALGLGRALEAGEDHWFRLDALAPVSGAYDFGGTELPALLEGRLEPKSGVLYAAYTLVAFNRLHHVYDSPSEVFRARYAGTIEALFDGAQTGEQLMRGTPGTPDELLTEHGRDLLAHPTGPLAAALRTTGAVCTGWAPGAPVRLYMATGDEQAATANTERCQEALLRNGVDAPVVDLGAVDYRGSRHLGSNVAATSAIVRWFGELRRR
- a CDS encoding aldo/keto reductase, which encodes MGDIFAIGGELPVRRLGFGTGGLVGPGYWGPRHDDPRRSVVLLRRAVERGVTLIDTADNYGPDVAEELVARALHPYPEGLVIATKGGVVRTGPDLWHIAGRPEDLRAMCEASLRRLRTDTIDLYQLHRLDPQVPMADQLGTLTELQQAGKIRHIGLDSVSAAELAQAQRLAPIASVQNRYNLLDRAAEDVLELCEKQGTAFLPWFPLGNGALTEGAGTTLATVAARHGATTGQIALAWLLHRSPALLPTPGTGSPAHLDENLSVTDIALTEGDLAQLDAVR